The following is a genomic window from Coriobacteriia bacterium.
GTCTTCGCGCCTGAGTCGCCGCTCTACGTCATCCTTGCGGGCGAGTTTGGCGTGCTCACGATGACGCCCACGTACCTGCTCGCGGTGATTCTGCCGCTCGTGACCGCGTTCTATCTGCTGCTTTCGCTGCTCGAAGATACCGGCTACCTCCCGAGAATCGCTGCGCTCACCGACCGCTCGCTCACCTCGATGGGACTCAACGGCCGTGCGGTCATCCCGCTCATCCTCGGCCTCGGGTGCATCACCATGGGCACGCTGACCACGCGCATCCTCGGGTCCAAGCGCGAGCGCTTCATCGCGACGGCGTTGATGGCCATCGCGGTGCCCTGTTCGGCACAGATAGCCGTCATCGCCTCGCTCATGGCCAAGACCTCGCCGGCGTTCTCGGCGGCGTACCTGGGTGTGCTGCTCGGCATCTTCGTGGCTCTGGGGACTGCGCTGAACAAGATCGTCCCGGGCACCTCGACCGACCTGCTCATCGACCTGCCGTCGCTGCGGATGCCGCGCCTCGACAACGTCGTCCGCAAGAGCGGCGTCAAGGTGTGGGGCTTCATGAAGGAGGTCACCGTGTTCTTCCTCGCGGGCGCCGCCTTCATCTCGATCCTGCAGGTCACAGGCGTGCTCGAGTGGGTCATCGTCGTCGCCAAGCCGCTCACCGTGGGTTGGCTCGGACTGCCCGCCGAGGCCGCCGCCGCGTTCGTGATGGGCTTCGTGCGCCGCGACTTCGGGGCCGCCGGCTTCTTCACGATGGGGCTGACGCAGGCCCAGCTGCTCGTCGCTATGATCACGATCACGCTGTTCGTGCCGTGCATCGCAAGCACGATGGTCGTCCTCAAGGAGCGCGGCTGGGGCTACACGGTCGGGCTGTTCGCAAGCTCGATCGGGCTCGCGTTCGTTCTCGGCGGTATCATCGCCAGAGTGCTCCGGATCGCGTGAGGACCTGCCGATGACCGTGCTCGCCACATGCCCCGCCTGCGGCTTCGAGTCGCCCGAGGTCCGCTGCCCGCGCTGCAACGCGCTCAAGGTTGTCGGCTGCAGCGGGTCGTGCTCGGTATGCGGCAGCTCGTGCAAGACCGGTAGCGTGCCGCGACCGACCGACGCACCGCTTCCCAGCGATGATGCGATCGACGACGACGAGCATCCGGGCACGCCGTTGACGTGACGGCTCGGGCCGCCGCGCTAGAATCGGCTCAGAGTCCGCCGCGACCTGAGGACCCGCCGATGAGTCCCGAGCAGCCGATCGCCGATGACGTCCTGATCCGCCCCGCTGCCGCCGACGACATCCCCACCGTCGTCGAGTTCCGCTCGCGCATGTTCCGCGAGCTGGGCTGGACCGACGAGGAGCGCCTGGCGCTGGTCGCCCCTCTCGCCGAGGAGTACCTGCGCGAGCAGTTCGCGGGCGGTGGCTGCACCGGGTACGTCGCCGAGACGATCGGCGACCGCGAGCGAACCGACGAGTCGCCCGTCACCGTCGCTACCGTCGTGGTGGTGTGGCAGTCGGTACCGCCGAGTCCCCGCAACTTCGCCGGACGCCAGGCGTACGTCCTCGGGATGTACGTACTGCCGGAGTATCGGCGCAAAGGCATCGCGCGTGCCCTCATGACCGCGACGATCGACTGTGCGACGGCATCAGGGGTACCGCTCATCACACTGCACGCGAGCGATCAGGGCCGTGAGTTGTACGAACGCCTGGGATTCCACGCGACGCCTGAGATGCGGCTGTTCACCGAGTACGCGGGCGAACCGGCGTGGCGACCGGTTGACGACGCCGACTGAGGCAGCGACCGAGCAGCGTTCCAGCGCATCGCCGCTGCGCGACGCGCGTCAGACCGCCGAGACCGGCTGCACGCTCGTGACGCCGGGCTGAGCAGCGATCAGCGCGACCGTCTCGGCGGCCACGGGGGCATCGGTGGCGATGAGCATCAGCGCGTTGGCGCCACGGCGCTCCCGGGAGACCTGCATGGTCGCGATGTTGGTGTTGCTCTCGGCGAGCATACTGGTGACTGCGGCGATCACGCCGGGGCGATCCTGGTGGCCAACGACCAGCACGGGCAGGTCACCGCTGATCTCCACGTCGTAGTCGTCCACGCGGGTGACGACGACGTCGCCTCCGCCAAGGGATGAGCCGCGCACCGAGAGCTGCCTACCGGCCGCATCGGTCAACGCGAACTCCGCCGTGTTGGGATGCGCGTCGCCAAGCTCGTGGAACGCGAAGTCGAAGACGAGTCCCTGCTCGGCGGCGACATCGAACGAGTGCGGAATCCGTTCGTCATCGGGCCTCATGCCGAGCAAGCCGGCGATCAGCGCAAGGTCGGTTCCGTGGCCGCGTCCGGTCGACGCGAACGAGCCGTGGAGCAGCACGTGGACGCGTGCGGGGGTGCTGCCGAGAATGGCGCGGGCGAGCTCACCGAGACGACACGCGCCGGCGGTGTGACTGGACGACGGACCGATCATGACCGGACCGACTACGTCGAATATGCTGCGCTGGCGCGACATTCGCTAATCCTAGCATTCGTGAACCTTAGGGATGCTGTACGCGTCTATACTCTCGACGGTATAGTGTGCGGGCACATCAGGTGCAATGTTCAGGCAAGCAACACGTATGCATTTGCGAAAGGAAGGCCCATGTCCGATCAGACTCAATCCAGCAATCAGCAGACGATCGTCATTGCCCTCGTGGTCGTGGCGGTTCTCCTGGCTGCCCTCGTCGGCGTTCTGGTGTACCAGCAGTCGCAGGCCGCCAAGCTGGCAGCGCTCGACACGACGGCGCCCGCAGGCGCTGACGCCGGCGCATCGCCGATGGGTGCAGCTCCCAGTGGCGCTCCCGCCGCGACGGGTGAGCCCGTAGCGTTCGACGCGAAGACCGCGACCAAGGTCCCGGGTGGCACCACTCCCGAGGCGTTCGTGAAGGCCTACAACGAGGCTGTCATCGCCGGTAAGTTCGAGGAAGCCTACAAGATGCTTCCCGTGGACAAGCAGAAGAGCTATGGAGACGTCGCGTCGTACACCTCGCAGGTGAAGCAGTACGGCATCACGGGCTACAAGATGGGTAAGCCCGTCGAGTCCGGCGACACCGTCTCCGTCGCCGCCGTGCAGGAGAATCCGGCCATGCCGATCACCTACACCTGGAACTTCAAGAAGGTCGGCGACACCTGGTTCGTCGAGTCCCGCGTCATGGGTGGTACCGTCGAGTAACGCACACACCACATCGTGACTCTGCGAGGCGTCCTTCGGGGCGCCTCGCTTGCGTTTCGGGAGGGGTTTTCGTGCCCGGGCGGCGTCGCGCGTCGCCCCGTTTCATGTCGCTATCGCGTGCTACTCTCGGCGGGTGACTCTTAAGACTCTCGACACCTACCTCGTCCCTGGGACAGACCCCGACGTTCGCGCGGCGTACGCCTCGCTTGCCGAGCGCTCGCTGACCGCCGTCTTCGGCCTCGACGACGAGATCGCGGTGGTCGATCTCGAGACCACCGGCTGGGATGCGGATCGCGATCACATCATCGAGATCGGTGCCGCCATCATGCGCGGCCCCGAGATCATCGAGACATTTTCCACACTTGTCGACCCGATCGTCCCCATCACCCCCGAGATCACAAAGCTCACCGGAATCGACTCGGACATGGTCCGCGGGATGCCTTCCGCAGAGTCCGCGGTCTCGGCGCTTCTCACCTTCGTGGGTGATCGCGACATCGTTGCCCACAACGCCAGCTTCGATCGGGCGTTCATCGAGCGCGTCGTGGGTCGCCATGCGGTGCGCGGCGACTGGCTCGACTCGCTCGAGGTGGTGCGCATCGCGCTGCCTCGCCTTCGTTCGCATCGCCTCACGGACCTCTCGGACGCGTTCGGCGTCACCACGAGCGGCCCGGCGCACCGAGCCCTGCCGGATGTGGAGGCGCTGGCGCGCGTGTGGCGCATCGCGCTGACCGCGCTCACAGATCTGCCTCCGGGACTGCTGCATCGACTCACGGACTTCGGCCGTGACGCCAACTGGCCGGCTCGCGCCGTGCTCGCCCGCATCGCCGCCGCCGCTCCCGGCGCCGTCTTCGACCTGCGAGAGGCGCGCCGCAAACGCGTAGCAGCCGACAAGGGCGAGACACTTCACGACGCCGACGAGGTCGCCTGCACCTGCCCCGACCCGGCATCGGTGCTCTCCGAGTTCTCGGAAGCGGGGATCGCCGGGCGCATGTACCCCGGATTCGAATCTCGCTCCGAGCAGCTCGAGATGGCCGGCGCCGTTCTTGAGGCATTCGACACGGGTACGCATCTCGCCATCGAGGCGGGTACGGGCGTCGGCAAGTCCATCGCGTATCTGTTGCCGGCTGCGTTGTACTCCATCGAGAACCGGGTGGGCGTCGGCGTCGCTACCAAGACCAACGCGCTCATGGACCAGCTCGTCTACCACGAGCTGCCGCGTCTCAACGAGGCGCTCGGCGGTGAGCTGCGATACGCCGCGCTCAAGGGCTACGACCACTATCCCTGCCTGCGCAAACTCGAGCGCTACGCGGGTGAGATCGACTCGGCGACGGCCGACTCGGACACGCTTGCCTCGGTGGGGATGCTCTACTCGTGGGCGGTGCAGTCTGGCTGGGGTGACCTCGACGCCATCAACCTGCACTGGGGACAGCGCGAGCTGCGCACCGCGATTCAGGCTTCGCAGGCCGACTGCACCAAGAAGCGCTGCCGGTTCTTCCCGCACCTGTGCTACCTGCACGGGGTGAGGCGCCGCGCGGCCAGCGCCAACATCGTCGTCACCAACCACGCGCTGCTCTTCCGAGACGTTGTCGCGCAAGGCGGCATCCTTCCGCCCATCCGCCACTGGATCGTCGACGAAGCGCACTCCGCCGAGACCGAGGCGCGCCGCCAACTCACCACCGGCGCGAGCCACATCGAGCTCGGGGTCGTCCTCACAGCGCTCGCGGCGAAAGGCCGCGGTGGCCTGCTCGACACCATCCGGCGACAGCTTCGCGGCAGCTCGTCGACGGCCGGGATCCTCGGCGTCATCGCTCGCATGGAAGAGCAGGTCGCTCGGTGCGCCACGCTCACCGACTCGCTCTTCGACTTCGTCAAGGATCTCTCCGCACTGACCGGCGACTCGGAGTACGACTCGGCGAGCCTGTGGGTCACCGAAGGCGTTCGGGACACCGGCCCGTGGGGCACCGTCGCGTCGACCGGCGCGTCGCTCGCCAAACGGCTCGAAGCGCTGCTCGCCGACGGGCGCGAGCTGATGACGCTGCTCGAGGAGTGGGGCGCCGACGTCACCGAGGGCCGCGCGGATCTCGTCGGCCTGATCTCTCGACTCGCCGAGCAGCGAGCCGGGCTCGTCGCGGTACTCGACGGCGAGGATGAGTCGTTCGTCTACTCCGTCGAGCTCGATCGCCGACGGACTCGCCCCGCCGAGAAGCTCCTGGCCGAGCGCCTCGACGTCGGCGAGGTGCTGGCGTGCGACCTGTACCCGCGCATGAAGAGCGTCGTGTTCACCTCGGCGACCATCGCGACCGGCAACAGCTTCGACCACTTCGAGCGAAGCGTCGGTCTCGATCGGCTCGGCGACGACGAGCACCGAGCCTTGCAGCTCGCCAGCAGCTACGACTTCGAGCGCCAGATGTCGGTCTTCGTGCCCACTGACATCGCGCTTCCCGCCGAGCGCGGCTACCTCGCGGATCTCGAGGCGCTGCTCGAGGGCGTGCACCTCGCGATGGGCGGCAGCGTGCTCACGCTGTTCACAAACCGCCGTGACATGGAACACCTGCACGCGATTCTGGAGCCGCGACTTGAGCGCGCGGGCATTTCGTTGCTGTGCCAGAAGCGAGGTACAAGCGCCAAGCGGCTCCGCGACGAGTTCATCGCCGATGAGCGCCTCTCGCTGTTCGCACTCAAGAGCTTCTGGGAGGGATTCGACGCCAAGGGCGACACGTTGCGCTGCGTGGTCGTGCCCAAGCTGCCATTTGGACGCCCCACCGATCCGCTCGCCAAAGAGCGCGAGCTGCGCGAAGGTCGCGTGGCGTGGCGCCGGTACACGCTGCCGGAGGCGGTCATCGAGCTCAAGCAGGCAGCGGGCCGGCTCATCCGCTCGACCACCGACACCGGCTGCCTGGTCATCGCCGATGCGCGCGTGGTGCAGAAGGCCTACGGACGCGAGTTCGTCGCCGCGCTGCCCGTCGCCAACATCGAGCGCATGACCGCTTCGCAGGCGGTCGGGGCTATCGGCGAGCGCTTCGGCCGGTAGCATCCGCCAGCTCAGCGACGGCCTCGCGCACTTCGGCGGGACCAAGCGCCTCGACCGCACCGAGCCGCGCGACGATGCGGCGCGCGATCCACGGCGTGCCCCCAAAGGGCACCTCAGCGAGGGTCGAGCCGTCGGGCTCCTCGGACACGACCCGGCCGCCAGGCCACTCACGCTCTATGAACGTCTCGCCGGGGGTGAATCGCAGGGTGGCGTAGGGCAAGCCGTCGGGAACGAACGCCAAGGCCGCGCCGTCGTCGGTGCCGGCGACTCGCTGGAAGCGCTCGGCCGTTGGGGCCGCCGCCCGGATGCGGTCGATGCGGAACGTGCGAAACGCCCCCGCCGTTCGACACCAGGCCGACAGGTACCAGGCCCCTCGGTCCGCGAACAGGCGCAGCGGTTCGACGTCTCGGTCGGTTGGGCTGGCCGTTCCGTCGCTCTGGTACGAGATCGCAACCACCGAGTGGTCGCGGACCGCCGAGGCGAGCGTCTCGAACACGAGACCGTCGTGAGTCGCGATCGTGGCGAGCAGCGTGCGCTCGAGTGACTCGGCGTCGAATCCGGCTGCCGAAGCCGACAGCAGCCTGCTCGTGAGCGGGTCGTCGGCGGGAAAACCCGTCGCTGAGAGCGCGGATACGAGCGCGGCAGCCTCGGTCGTGGACAGCCGCACGGCTGAGCGCACGGCCGGCAGCGGCATGTTGACCTCGAGCACTCCGTCGACCACGAACGCGTCGATATAGCAGTCGGGTGTATAGGGCGCCACGCCGCACGTGCACAGCGACTCGAGGTCGCCTGCGAGCTGGGTGGGCGTGGTGCCGAGCGACTTCGCGAGCTGGTCGATGGGCAGCTCGGCACCCTCGGTCATCTTGCCGAGTAGCGCGATGAGGCGCCGTGCGCTGTCGCCTGCATTGGCTCTAGCCATGGATGCGGAGCACCTCCTCAAGACCTTCGACCATCGAGCCGGACAGCGACTCCGGTCCCACGATCGCAAGCCCCGGCCCGCTCTCGACGACGAACCGCGCGAGGCGAGGTCCCGAGCGTGCACTGACTCGCCAGTCGACCCCGCCATCCGAGCGCGGCGTCAGCTCGCCCTGGCCTGCCGAGAGGGACTCCGCTCGCCATGCTGCGGAACCGTCAAAGCGAAGCTCGGCCACGAACTCATCGGCGGGGGGTCCGTACTGGAACGGCAGGCGCACGAACACGCGCACGTCGAAGTCGGCGGGGCGCTCGAAGTCCGGCGTTGCGG
Proteins encoded in this region:
- the sdaAB gene encoding L-serine ammonia-lyase, iron-sulfur-dependent, subunit beta — its product is MSRQRSIFDVVGPVMIGPSSSHTAGACRLGELARAILGSTPARVHVLLHGSFASTGRGHGTDLALIAGLLGMRPDDERIPHSFDVAAEQGLVFDFAFHELGDAHPNTAEFALTDAAGRQLSVRGSSLGGGDVVVTRVDDYDVEISGDLPVLVVGHQDRPGVIAAVTSMLAESNTNIATMQVSRERRGANALMLIATDAPVAAETVALIAAQPGVTSVQPVSAV
- a CDS encoding GNAT family N-acetyltransferase, whose translation is MFRELGWTDEERLALVAPLAEEYLREQFAGGGCTGYVAETIGDRERTDESPVTVATVVVVWQSVPPSPRNFAGRQAYVLGMYVLPEYRRKGIARALMTATIDCATASGVPLITLHASDQGRELYERLGFHATPEMRLFTEYAGEPAWRPVDDAD
- a CDS encoding DNA polymerase III subunit epsilon, giving the protein MTLKTLDTYLVPGTDPDVRAAYASLAERSLTAVFGLDDEIAVVDLETTGWDADRDHIIEIGAAIMRGPEIIETFSTLVDPIVPITPEITKLTGIDSDMVRGMPSAESAVSALLTFVGDRDIVAHNASFDRAFIERVVGRHAVRGDWLDSLEVVRIALPRLRSHRLTDLSDAFGVTTSGPAHRALPDVEALARVWRIALTALTDLPPGLLHRLTDFGRDANWPARAVLARIAAAAPGAVFDLREARRKRVAADKGETLHDADEVACTCPDPASVLSEFSEAGIAGRMYPGFESRSEQLEMAGAVLEAFDTGTHLAIEAGTGVGKSIAYLLPAALYSIENRVGVGVATKTNALMDQLVYHELPRLNEALGGELRYAALKGYDHYPCLRKLERYAGEIDSATADSDTLASVGMLYSWAVQSGWGDLDAINLHWGQRELRTAIQASQADCTKKRCRFFPHLCYLHGVRRRAASANIVVTNHALLFRDVVAQGGILPPIRHWIVDEAHSAETEARRQLTTGASHIELGVVLTALAAKGRGGLLDTIRRQLRGSSSTAGILGVIARMEEQVARCATLTDSLFDFVKDLSALTGDSEYDSASLWVTEGVRDTGPWGTVASTGASLAKRLEALLADGRELMTLLEEWGADVTEGRADLVGLISRLAEQRAGLVAVLDGEDESFVYSVELDRRRTRPAEKLLAERLDVGEVLACDLYPRMKSVVFTSATIATGNSFDHFERSVGLDRLGDDEHRALQLASSYDFERQMSVFVPTDIALPAERGYLADLEALLEGVHLAMGGSVLTLFTNRRDMEHLHAILEPRLERAGISLLCQKRGTSAKRLRDEFIADERLSLFALKSFWEGFDAKGDTLRCVVVPKLPFGRPTDPLAKERELREGRVAWRRYTLPEAVIELKQAAGRLIRSTTDTGCLVIADARVVQKAYGREFVAALPVANIERMTASQAVGAIGERFGR
- a CDS encoding WYL domain-containing protein; amino-acid sequence: MARANAGDSARRLIALLGKMTEGAELPIDQLAKSLGTTPTQLAGDLESLCTCGVAPYTPDCYIDAFVVDGVLEVNMPLPAVRSAVRLSTTEAAALVSALSATGFPADDPLTSRLLSASAAGFDAESLERTLLATIATHDGLVFETLASAVRDHSVVAISYQSDGTASPTDRDVEPLRLFADRGAWYLSAWCRTAGAFRTFRIDRIRAAAPTAERFQRVAGTDDGAALAFVPDGLPYATLRFTPGETFIEREWPGGRVVSEEPDGSTLAEVPFGGTPWIARRIVARLGAVEALGPAEVREAVAELADATGRSARR
- the feoB gene encoding ferrous iron transport protein B gives rise to the protein MSEAHCHTAAGTIARPGCETIVLAGNPNVGKSVVFNALTGTYVDVSNFPGTTVELTRGRLGEHDVIDTPGVYGVSSFNDEETVARDIILSGDIVVNVVDAVHLERDLFLTLQLVDMGKRMVVALNMADEARRRGVAVDRDLLEDLLGVPVVETVAVEGLGFDELRAAIARSRTGHADVTLDADIVEMASRVGSRAEALMVLEGDEFVSERHGIEPGVHRDEIYVRRRTRVNDICGHVIRETTTGAGFSAKLSHAMMHPLTGVPMLLGLLAFMYIVIGQWVAGGVVGFLEGDIMGEHYIPLVQSLVGRVFAPESPLYVILAGEFGVLTMTPTYLLAVILPLVTAFYLLLSLLEDTGYLPRIAALTDRSLTSMGLNGRAVIPLILGLGCITMGTLTTRILGSKRERFIATALMAIAVPCSAQIAVIASLMAKTSPAFSAAYLGVLLGIFVALGTALNKIVPGTSTDLLIDLPSLRMPRLDNVVRKSGVKVWGFMKEVTVFFLAGAAFISILQVTGVLEWVIVVAKPLTVGWLGLPAEAAAAFVMGFVRRDFGAAGFFTMGLTQAQLLVAMITITLFVPCIASTMVVLKERGWGYTVGLFASSIGLAFVLGGIIARVLRIA